One genomic region from Anaeromusa acidaminophila DSM 3853 encodes:
- a CDS encoding endo alpha-1,4 polygalactosaminidase — protein sequence MKKKTGLALCLAMIFLLSFATYGEVKDHSQSLSPRQEMIKLVQELRQYARAQKSDFVCIGNNGLELMMEKDELVSENELSGMLAGFDGMLLESFFYGSDMESNKRTPLEHRMYLMDALKRFQGAGKPVFNIEYANDPEIMGSAYRQSQRAGLIPLAADRRELNNIPQYPATVWEENASPITKLGEARNFLALFNPDRFETKEEYLQALERSRYDVLIIDAEYQGEWLEPADVARLQRKPNGVRRLVLSYFSIGEAESYRAYWKEEWNKKPPAWIVELNQDWEHNYRVKYWAPEWKQILYGSPSAQLDRILQAGFDGVFLDVVDVYQYL from the coding sequence TTGAAGAAAAAGACAGGATTGGCGTTATGCTTGGCAATGATTTTTTTGTTAAGTTTTGCGACGTATGGAGAAGTGAAAGATCACTCACAGAGTTTGTCGCCTCGGCAGGAAATGATTAAGCTTGTTCAGGAACTGCGGCAGTATGCGCGGGCGCAGAAAAGCGATTTTGTGTGTATTGGCAATAATGGCTTAGAATTGATGATGGAAAAGGACGAATTGGTTTCTGAAAATGAGCTTTCGGGCATGCTGGCAGGTTTTGACGGTATGTTGCTGGAGTCCTTTTTTTATGGTTCGGATATGGAAAGCAACAAGAGAACGCCGCTGGAGCATCGTATGTACTTGATGGATGCGCTTAAACGTTTCCAAGGAGCGGGCAAGCCGGTTTTCAACATTGAATATGCGAATGACCCTGAGATTATGGGAAGCGCTTATCGCCAAAGTCAGCGTGCCGGGCTGATTCCTCTTGCTGCGGATCGGAGAGAATTGAACAATATTCCTCAATATCCCGCTACCGTTTGGGAAGAAAACGCATCGCCGATTACCAAGCTGGGGGAGGCGCGCAATTTCCTGGCATTATTTAATCCAGATCGATTTGAAACAAAAGAAGAATATTTACAGGCTTTAGAACGTTCGCGCTATGATGTATTGATTATAGATGCTGAATATCAGGGGGAATGGCTGGAGCCGGCAGATGTAGCCCGCCTTCAGCGCAAGCCAAACGGCGTTAGACGCTTAGTGCTTTCCTATTTTAGTATCGGAGAAGCGGAATCATACCGTGCCTATTGGAAGGAAGAATGGAATAAAAAGCCGCCAGCTTGGATTGTGGAGCTTAACCAAGATTGGGAGCACAATTATCGTGTAAAGTACTGGGCTCCAGAATGGAAGCAGATTTTATACGGAAGTCCGTCAGCGCAGTTGGATCGTATTTTGCAGGCAGGCTTTGACGGCGTCTTTTTGGATGTAGTAGATGTATATCAATATTTGTAA
- the pgaD gene encoding poly-beta-1,6-N-acetyl-D-glucosamine biosynthesis protein PgaD gives MMRSKNELPIIFVPQLEPKGQRTLEGMLKFILTVIFILILAVLTLALWIASGFHVQEQVLADAYIKRSWGMLFTVGWVALAAFLIMLVWQQYNLRVFGKRTRRQFPPPVGPAEVARMLQISEETVIHAQELRIGVFHVEDGKRILCDDEFVCTSLESVTTMEEPKKSGE, from the coding sequence ATGATGCGCAGCAAAAATGAGCTTCCCATCATCTTTGTGCCTCAATTGGAACCGAAGGGGCAGCGGACGCTAGAAGGAATGCTGAAATTTATCCTGACCGTTATTTTCATCTTGATTTTAGCGGTTCTTACGCTTGCGCTGTGGATTGCTTCCGGATTTCATGTGCAGGAGCAGGTTTTGGCGGACGCCTATATCAAGAGGTCCTGGGGGATGTTGTTTACAGTGGGGTGGGTTGCCTTAGCGGCGTTTCTGATTATGCTGGTTTGGCAGCAATACAATCTGCGTGTTTTTGGCAAACGAACGAGGCGGCAGTTTCCACCGCCTGTAGGTCCTGCGGAAGTGGCAAGGATGCTGCAAATTTCGGAGGAAACCGTGATTCATGCGCAAGAGCTGCGTATTGGAGTGTTTCATGTAGAAGACGGCAAGCGAATATTGTGCGATGATGAATTTGTGTGCACGTCCTTAGAGAGTGTGACTACTATGGAAGAACCGAAAAAAAGCGGCGAATAG
- a CDS encoding NAD-dependent epimerase/dehydratase family protein, with the protein MKVLVVGKQDVVIDSLLVRLRKEGNEVSWSPLESNLSYGGACNLEALLALHKPECLIYRPFGDGNLQGLEGENAVSLLGQLLLYAERQGVSRFFLLSSSRIFGVAGKRLWESSQVVCPEGDQAAVLSAMERLLLCWPKEKGLNTCVVRIPLVYGEAQSIEEKALFLRRLQAARKTTTVVGGDYLHAGDAADGIERLLRSAQDLHIVHLAAVEPVSIELVMKCLNATPWPEIEKEEIVGWPSLAVSEEVEALQTWRPRYSLKSDLSEWSIPGAEASRNRGAGSWRSWLAQKKPYLENATLFALLAAFSFANSFGGLIDLRLGVDYNFLYIALMGLLYGKKQALPAGALAAALFIFHLQLRGMDVLTGLYQMEYLVHLTLYLLVAIVTGYVTDNAKRLTEDQTLTMQNLQHRYEDLRNLYGESLRLKDSLAARIVNANDSLNQIYDVVRSLDSVRHEEVYTEAVEVVGRILQIPAVALYTVNAESTYLRLRVRSHACAQSIKNSLRITDMPHCKTLMEERQVCVNRQPAEGEPVFAAPISYHGRVVAVLHLYGATFEKMSYYHADLLRVVALMVSDVLGRAYEYDQLQQDQRYIEGTSMLQAEEFEKVKEEMQNRQERFLQDYALLVLSGETELEKLCKKVSALIRAEDYLGVGRDGSVQLLLPNTSAGMAAQVMDRLRDAGFVVEERVA; encoded by the coding sequence GTGAAGGTTTTAGTAGTAGGGAAGCAAGACGTAGTAATTGATTCGTTACTGGTTCGCTTGCGAAAAGAAGGCAACGAGGTATCTTGGAGTCCATTAGAAAGCAACCTAAGCTACGGGGGGGCTTGCAACCTGGAAGCGCTGCTGGCGCTGCATAAGCCGGAGTGTTTAATATATCGGCCCTTTGGGGACGGGAATTTACAGGGGCTGGAGGGGGAAAATGCGGTAAGTTTGCTGGGGCAATTGCTTTTGTACGCTGAGAGACAAGGCGTATCGCGTTTTTTCTTGCTTTCTTCTTCACGGATCTTTGGGGTTGCAGGAAAACGTCTTTGGGAGTCATCGCAAGTCGTATGCCCCGAAGGAGACCAAGCGGCTGTTCTTTCAGCGATGGAGCGCTTGCTTCTATGTTGGCCAAAGGAAAAAGGGCTAAACACCTGCGTTGTTAGAATCCCGCTGGTATATGGAGAGGCGCAGAGTATAGAGGAGAAAGCATTATTCTTGCGGCGGCTTCAAGCGGCAAGAAAGACAACGACTGTAGTGGGCGGCGATTATTTGCACGCAGGCGACGCGGCAGACGGGATAGAACGTCTTTTGCGAAGCGCCCAAGATCTGCATATTGTACATTTGGCTGCAGTAGAGCCTGTGTCGATAGAGCTGGTGATGAAATGTCTTAATGCAACCCCGTGGCCGGAAATAGAGAAGGAAGAGATAGTAGGCTGGCCTTCTTTGGCAGTGTCGGAAGAGGTCGAAGCATTGCAAACGTGGCGACCGCGTTATTCCCTGAAAAGTGATTTAAGCGAGTGGAGCATACCAGGAGCCGAGGCGTCGCGCAATAGGGGCGCGGGATCTTGGCGGAGCTGGCTGGCACAAAAAAAGCCGTACTTAGAAAACGCTACTTTGTTCGCTTTGCTGGCGGCATTCAGCTTTGCTAATTCGTTTGGCGGTTTGATTGATTTGCGCTTGGGTGTAGATTATAACTTTCTTTATATTGCCCTTATGGGGCTTTTGTACGGGAAAAAGCAAGCTTTGCCGGCGGGAGCCTTGGCTGCGGCCTTATTCATATTTCATTTGCAGTTGCGCGGGATGGACGTATTAACGGGTTTATACCAAATGGAGTATTTAGTGCATCTGACATTGTATTTGCTGGTAGCGATTGTGACAGGTTATGTTACTGATAACGCCAAGCGTCTTACGGAAGACCAAACTTTGACGATGCAAAATCTGCAACATCGCTATGAAGATTTACGCAATCTTTATGGAGAAAGCCTGCGCCTTAAGGATAGTTTAGCAGCGCGTATCGTTAATGCCAATGACAGCCTAAATCAGATTTATGACGTGGTTCGCAGTTTGGACAGTGTACGTCATGAAGAAGTGTACACAGAAGCAGTAGAGGTAGTGGGACGTATTTTACAGATACCGGCTGTTGCTCTATATACAGTAAATGCCGAAAGCACCTATTTGCGGTTGCGTGTGAGAAGCCATGCTTGCGCGCAGTCTATAAAAAACTCTCTTCGTATTACGGACATGCCTCATTGCAAGACCTTAATGGAGGAACGGCAAGTTTGCGTTAACCGGCAGCCTGCTGAAGGGGAACCGGTTTTTGCGGCGCCTATTTCGTACCATGGACGCGTGGTGGCGGTATTGCATTTATACGGGGCGACGTTTGAAAAAATGTCATATTATCATGCGGATTTACTGCGTGTAGTGGCGTTGATGGTTTCGGATGTTCTTGGACGCGCCTATGAATATGACCAACTGCAGCAAGATCAGCGCTATATTGAGGGAACCAGCATGCTTCAAGCGGAAGAGTTTGAAAAGGTGAAAGAGGAAATGCAGAATCGCCAGGAACGGTTTCTGCAGGACTATGCGCTGTTGGTGTTGTCTGGGGAGACGGAGCTGGAAAAACTTTGTAAGAAAGTATCGGCGTTGATACGTGCAGAGGACTATCTAGGGGTTGGACGAGACGGATCGGTGCAGTTGCTGCTGCCCAATACCTCCGCGGGCATGGCGGCGCAAGTTATGGACAGACTTCGAGATGCGGGCTTTGTGGTTGAAGAAAGGGTGGCGTAA